One window of the Archangium primigenium genome contains the following:
- a CDS encoding MFS transporter: MTDSPTAPGPTDPSTTPIWKVAAASFIGTAVEWYDFFLYGTAAALVFNRLFFPSFNPLMGTLAAFGTFAVGFVARPLGGIIFGHFGDKLGRKSMLSATLMIMGVATFAIGLLPTYASAGVLAPILLVVLRIFQGFGLGGEWGGAVLMAVESAPAHRRGFYGSWPQMGAPAGLLVANAVFSIFSGLPEDQFISWGWRVPFLFSAVLIGIGVFIRLGVAESPAFRAAHQHKPAEKSTPPVLEVLRTYPRQILLAMGARFAENGFFYIVTTFVLAYGTSIGLERAAMLKAVLVATCVHLVAIPAFGALSDVVGRRPVYIGGAVGCALLAFPFFWLIDTKQTGAVWLAISLGIIAHGAMYGPQASFFSELFGTRVRYSGASLGYQLASVFAGGLSPLVATGLLQATDNAPWSVSLYMVGLALVTIVSVYLSAETFREGIGTDVPGGAPGGAPGADASGSESRREVA; the protein is encoded by the coding sequence GTGACGGACTCCCCCACCGCCCCAGGCCCCACCGACCCTTCCACGACCCCCATCTGGAAGGTCGCCGCCGCGAGCTTCATCGGCACGGCGGTCGAGTGGTACGACTTCTTCCTGTACGGCACGGCGGCGGCGCTCGTCTTCAACCGCCTGTTCTTCCCCTCGTTCAACCCGCTGATGGGCACGCTCGCCGCGTTCGGCACGTTCGCGGTGGGCTTCGTCGCGCGGCCGCTCGGCGGCATCATCTTCGGCCACTTCGGCGACAAGCTCGGCCGCAAGTCCATGCTCAGCGCCACGTTGATGATCATGGGCGTGGCGACGTTCGCCATCGGGCTGTTGCCCACGTACGCGAGCGCGGGTGTGCTGGCGCCCATCCTGCTGGTGGTGCTGCGCATCTTCCAGGGCTTCGGCCTGGGGGGGGAGTGGGGCGGCGCGGTGCTCATGGCGGTGGAGAGCGCGCCCGCCCACCGCCGGGGCTTCTACGGGAGCTGGCCGCAGATGGGCGCGCCCGCGGGCCTGCTCGTCGCCAACGCGGTGTTCTCCATCTTCTCCGGGCTGCCCGAGGACCAGTTCATCTCCTGGGGCTGGCGCGTGCCCTTCCTCTTCAGCGCGGTGCTCATCGGCATTGGCGTCTTCATCCGCCTGGGTGTCGCCGAGTCGCCCGCGTTCCGCGCCGCGCATCAGCACAAGCCCGCGGAGAAGAGCACGCCGCCGGTGCTCGAGGTGCTGCGCACCTACCCCCGGCAGATCCTCCTGGCCATGGGGGCGCGCTTCGCGGAGAACGGCTTCTTCTACATCGTCACCACGTTCGTGCTCGCCTACGGCACGAGCATCGGCCTGGAGCGCGCGGCCATGCTCAAGGCGGTGCTGGTGGCCACGTGCGTGCACCTGGTGGCCATTCCCGCCTTCGGGGCGCTCTCGGACGTGGTGGGCCGGCGGCCCGTGTACATCGGCGGCGCGGTGGGCTGCGCGCTGCTCGCCTTCCCCTTCTTCTGGCTCATCGACACGAAGCAGACGGGCGCCGTGTGGCTGGCCATCTCCCTGGGCATCATCGCCCACGGGGCCATGTACGGGCCCCAGGCCAGCTTCTTCTCCGAGCTGTTCGGCACCCGGGTGCGCTACAGCGGCGCCTCGCTCGGCTACCAGCTCGCGTCGGTGTTCGCCGGCGGCCTGTCCCCGCTCGTCGCCACGGGGCTGTTGCAGGCCACGGACAACGCGCCCTGGTCGGTGTCGCTCTACATGGTGGGCCTGGCGCTCGTCACCATCGTGTCCGTGTACCTGTCCGCCGAGACGTTCCGCGAGGGCATCGGCACCGATGTTCCCGGCGGGGCGCCCGGCGGGGCTCCCGGCGCGGACGCCTCCGGGAGCGAGTCCAGGCGCGAGGTGGCCTAG
- a CDS encoding TolC family protein, whose product MRASLPLALLLLAAAPASAQTPAAPAPAPTPAAAPAAPAPVRVLTLREALQNAQERQPQLRQAQASTAAANARVDQGFSSLLPQVSANAAYQRSFSSGTTFGTTDPTSGIIRREGFNVGLSANQLIWDFGRTTGRWRVSQQTAAAQKDTETQTLGNVLANVQTAYFNALAQQVLVKVAEETLQNQQTHLDQVRAQVQVGTRAEIDLLQQQTLVANAKVQLIQAQGNAAATRAALNQAMGVEGGTDYAVQDEVVDLVQGEQRPPEELVDVALQNRPDLSAAAHQLAAQEQQLSVTRSNFFPSFNVSVAATESGPNPANLQWGVTGQLGLNWSLFQGGLTLAQMREQRANIRNVQAQRDALRQQVRLEVERAQVLVTTSRESVSAADEALRNAEERLRLAEGRYRAGVGNIIELADAQLSATNAAVQRVQAAYNLATARTELARALGQTPLGNGT is encoded by the coding sequence ATGCGCGCTTCCCTTCCCCTCGCCCTGCTGCTGCTCGCCGCCGCGCCCGCGAGCGCCCAGACGCCCGCCGCTCCGGCCCCGGCCCCCACTCCGGCAGCGGCTCCGGCCGCCCCGGCCCCCGTGCGCGTGCTCACGCTGCGCGAGGCGCTCCAGAACGCCCAGGAGCGCCAGCCGCAGTTGCGCCAGGCCCAGGCGAGCACCGCCGCGGCCAACGCCCGCGTGGACCAGGGCTTCTCCTCGCTCCTGCCGCAGGTGAGCGCCAACGCGGCCTACCAGCGCTCGTTCTCCAGCGGCACGACGTTCGGCACCACGGACCCCACCTCCGGCATCATCCGCCGCGAGGGCTTCAACGTGGGCCTGTCCGCCAACCAGCTCATCTGGGACTTCGGCCGCACCACGGGCCGCTGGCGCGTGTCCCAGCAGACCGCCGCGGCGCAGAAGGACACCGAGACCCAGACGCTCGGCAACGTGCTCGCCAACGTGCAGACGGCCTACTTCAACGCCCTGGCGCAGCAGGTGCTCGTGAAGGTGGCCGAGGAGACGCTGCAGAACCAGCAGACGCACCTGGACCAGGTGCGCGCCCAGGTGCAGGTGGGCACCCGCGCGGAGATCGATCTGCTCCAGCAGCAGACGCTGGTGGCCAACGCCAAGGTGCAGCTCATCCAGGCCCAGGGCAACGCCGCCGCCACGCGCGCCGCGCTCAACCAGGCCATGGGCGTGGAGGGCGGCACCGACTACGCCGTGCAGGACGAGGTCGTGGACCTGGTGCAGGGCGAGCAGCGGCCCCCCGAGGAGCTCGTGGACGTGGCGCTCCAGAACCGGCCGGACCTGTCCGCGGCGGCGCACCAGCTCGCCGCCCAGGAGCAGCAGTTGTCCGTGACGCGCTCGAACTTCTTTCCGAGCTTCAACGTCTCCGTCGCCGCGACCGAGTCCGGCCCCAACCCCGCCAACCTGCAATGGGGCGTGACGGGCCAGCTGGGGCTGAACTGGTCGCTCTTCCAGGGCGGCCTCACGCTCGCGCAGATGCGCGAGCAGCGCGCCAACATCCGCAACGTCCAGGCCCAGCGAGACGCGTTGCGCCAGCAGGTGCGACTGGAAGTGGAACGCGCGCAGGTGTTGGTGACCACCTCGCGCGAGAGCGTGTCCGCGGCGGACGAGGCGCTGAGGAACGCCGAGGAGCGGCTGCGCCTGGCGGAGGGCCGCTACCGCGCGGGCGTGGGCAACATCATCGAGCTGGCCGACGCGCAGCTGTCCGCCACCAATGCCGCGGTGCAGCGCGTCCAGGCCGCCTACAACCTGGCCACCGCGCGCACGGAATTGGCGCGCGCGCTCGGGCAGACGCCCCTGGGCAACGGGACGTGA
- a CDS encoding ABC transporter permease, which translates to MNILETLMLAVRSLLRSKMRSFLTALGIIIGVGAVIAMVAIGDGARANVQKVFDSMGTNLLILLPGSTNSGGARGGFGTQPSITWDDLEAIRTQLPSVRAAAPEMRTSAQVFSEDQNWTTSVTGTTPDFFGVRMYSIDQGRLLNEADVESGAKVAVVGQTVVEKLYGSGFNPVGQVIRIKKMPFTIVGMTARKGQSPMGQDYDDSIFVPATSFQRQLQSQSLGKFITGMIYVQADATSGTARAQQELTTLLRERHRIADDGQNDFDIRDLSELANNRQQSTETLSLLLASIAAVSLVVGGIGIMNIMLVSVTERTREIGVRVAVGARPRDILLQFLIEALTLSLLGGLIGAGVGMGVANVLAQQFQWPLLVRPDVILVALGFSALIGVGFGLYPARKASRLDPIDALRYE; encoded by the coding sequence ATGAACATCCTGGAAACGCTCATGCTGGCGGTGCGCTCGCTCTTGCGCAGCAAGATGCGCTCGTTTCTCACCGCGCTGGGCATCATCATCGGCGTGGGCGCCGTCATCGCCATGGTGGCCATTGGCGACGGGGCGCGCGCCAACGTGCAGAAGGTGTTCGACTCCATGGGCACCAACCTGCTCATCCTCCTGCCCGGCTCCACCAACTCCGGCGGCGCGCGGGGCGGCTTCGGCACCCAGCCCTCCATCACCTGGGACGACCTGGAGGCCATCCGCACGCAACTGCCGAGCGTGCGGGCCGCCGCGCCCGAGATGCGCACCAGCGCCCAGGTGTTCAGCGAGGACCAGAACTGGACCACGAGCGTCACCGGCACCACGCCCGACTTCTTCGGCGTGCGCATGTACAGCATCGATCAGGGCCGGCTGCTCAACGAGGCGGACGTGGAGTCGGGCGCCAAGGTGGCCGTCGTGGGCCAGACGGTGGTGGAGAAGCTCTACGGCTCGGGCTTCAACCCGGTGGGCCAGGTCATCCGCATCAAGAAGATGCCCTTCACCATCGTGGGCATGACGGCGCGCAAGGGGCAGTCCCCCATGGGCCAGGACTACGACGACAGCATCTTCGTGCCCGCCACGTCCTTCCAGCGCCAGCTCCAGTCGCAGAGCCTGGGCAAGTTCATCACCGGCATGATCTACGTGCAGGCGGACGCCACCTCCGGCACCGCCCGGGCCCAGCAGGAGCTGACCACGCTCCTGCGCGAGCGCCACCGCATCGCGGACGACGGGCAGAACGACTTCGACATCCGCGACCTGTCGGAGCTCGCCAACAACCGGCAGCAGAGCACCGAGACGCTCAGCCTGCTGCTCGCGTCCATCGCCGCCGTGTCCCTGGTGGTGGGCGGCATCGGCATCATGAACATCATGCTGGTGAGCGTCACCGAGCGCACCCGGGAGATCGGCGTGCGCGTGGCCGTGGGCGCCCGCCCCCGGGACATCCTCCTGCAGTTCCTCATCGAGGCCCTCACGCTGTCCCTGCTCGGCGGACTCATTGGCGCGGGCGTGGGCATGGGCGTGGCGAACGTGCTCGCCCAGCAGTTCCAGTGGCCCCTCCTGGTCCGGCCCGACGTCATCCTCGTGGCGCTTGGCTTCAGCGCCCTGATTGGCGTGGGGTTCGGCCTCTACCCGGCCCGCAAGGCGAGCCGACTCGATCCCATCGACGCCCTGAGGTACGAGTGA
- a CDS encoding ABC transporter ATP-binding protein: MTGNQEREELIALRGVSKVYRTGDVEVKALRHVDFTVASGDFVAIMGSSGSGKSTLMNILGCLDRPTAGEYLLDGQDVARFDRDALARVRNRTLGFVFQSFNLLARTSALENVELPLLYAGVPARERHARAQEALERVGLGARLDHHPRQLSGGQQQRVAIARALVSRPRVILADEPTGNLDSRTSVEVMALFQALRHEGITLVLVTHEPDIAGYAGRVVVVKDGLILSDKRQTPMTARVPLEEAVP; this comes from the coding sequence ATGACGGGCAACCAGGAACGCGAGGAGCTCATCGCGCTGCGCGGCGTGAGCAAGGTCTACCGCACGGGGGACGTGGAGGTGAAGGCGCTGCGCCACGTGGACTTCACCGTGGCGTCCGGGGACTTCGTGGCCATCATGGGCTCGAGCGGCTCGGGCAAGTCCACGTTGATGAACATCCTCGGGTGCCTGGACCGGCCCACCGCGGGCGAGTACCTGCTGGACGGCCAGGACGTGGCGCGCTTCGACCGGGACGCCCTGGCGCGGGTGCGCAACCGGACGCTGGGCTTCGTCTTCCAGAGCTTCAACCTGCTGGCGCGCACGAGCGCCCTGGAGAACGTGGAGCTGCCCCTGCTCTACGCCGGCGTGCCCGCGCGCGAGCGGCATGCCCGGGCCCAGGAGGCGCTCGAGCGCGTGGGCCTGGGCGCGCGCCTCGACCACCACCCGCGCCAGCTGTCCGGCGGCCAGCAGCAGCGCGTGGCCATCGCCCGGGCGCTGGTGAGCCGTCCGCGCGTCATCCTCGCCGACGAGCCCACGGGCAACCTGGACTCGCGCACGAGCGTGGAGGTGATGGCGCTCTTCCAGGCGCTGCGCCACGAGGGCATCACCCTGGTGCTGGTGACACACGAGCCGGACATCGCCGGGTACGCCGGGCGGGTGGTGGTGGTGAAGGACGGACTCATCCTGTCCGACAAACGGCAGACGCCCATGACGGCGCGCGTGCCCCTGGAGGAGGCCGTCCCATGA
- a CDS encoding efflux RND transporter periplasmic adaptor subunit — protein sequence MSGEPPSTKRASWRRWLTWGVILAVLGGGAFWFMRPQPKDPSAGLELADVQRRTVEARVTATGTLSALVTVQVGSQVSGRIQEILVDYNSPVKKGQVIARIDPQLLQAALERAKANLLSARANVQRARVEAENARRQAERAKTLRAQQFIAQQDLDTAEATAQAAQAQVTSAEASLAQAQAALNEAEVNVRYTTIVSPTDGIVISRSVDVGQTVAASLQTPTLFTIAEDLAKMQVDTSVSESDVGRLKDGMPTTFTVDAWPGQNFEGVIRQIRNAAQTVQNVVTYDAVIDVKNPDMKLKPGMTANVNITTARAENALTVPNAALRYRPPAPPPSAAPGAKEGRPGRPSAAPSTPPPPGSKTVYVLRDGRPTPVPVKAGVTDGSYTEVEGELNEGDRVITGQSAGAPGAAGAQGGGQRPGGGGMGGGMGGGRGRGPF from the coding sequence GTGTCCGGTGAGCCCCCTTCCACGAAGCGCGCCTCCTGGCGGCGCTGGCTGACCTGGGGCGTGATCCTCGCCGTGCTCGGCGGGGGGGCGTTCTGGTTCATGCGGCCCCAGCCGAAGGATCCCTCGGCCGGCCTGGAGCTGGCGGACGTGCAGCGCCGCACCGTCGAGGCGCGCGTGACGGCCACGGGCACCCTGTCCGCCCTGGTCACGGTGCAGGTGGGCAGCCAGGTGTCCGGCCGCATCCAGGAGATCCTCGTCGACTACAACTCGCCGGTGAAGAAGGGGCAGGTGATCGCGCGCATCGATCCCCAGCTGCTCCAGGCGGCGCTGGAGCGGGCCAAGGCGAACCTGCTGTCGGCGCGCGCCAACGTGCAGCGCGCGCGGGTGGAGGCGGAGAACGCGCGGCGGCAGGCCGAGCGCGCCAAGACGCTCCGGGCCCAGCAGTTCATCGCCCAGCAGGACCTGGACACCGCGGAGGCCACGGCCCAGGCGGCCCAGGCCCAGGTGACGTCGGCCGAGGCCTCGCTCGCCCAGGCCCAGGCGGCGCTCAACGAGGCCGAGGTGAACGTGCGCTACACCACCATCGTGTCGCCCACGGACGGCATCGTCATCTCGCGCAGCGTGGACGTGGGCCAGACGGTGGCCGCCTCGCTGCAGACGCCCACGCTGTTCACCATCGCCGAGGACCTGGCGAAGATGCAGGTGGACACCAGCGTCTCCGAGTCCGACGTGGGCCGGCTCAAGGACGGCATGCCCACCACGTTCACGGTGGATGCCTGGCCGGGGCAGAACTTCGAGGGCGTCATCCGGCAGATCCGCAACGCCGCCCAGACGGTGCAGAACGTCGTCACCTACGACGCCGTCATCGACGTGAAGAACCCGGACATGAAGCTCAAGCCCGGCATGACGGCCAACGTCAACATCACCACCGCGCGCGCCGAGAACGCGCTCACCGTGCCCAACGCGGCCTTGCGCTACCGGCCGCCCGCGCCGCCGCCCTCCGCGGCGCCCGGCGCCAAGGAGGGCCGTCCGGGCCGCCCGAGCGCGGCGCCGTCCACGCCGCCCCCGCCCGGGAGCAAGACGGTCTACGTGCTGCGGGACGGGCGCCCCACCCCCGTGCCCGTGAAGGCCGGGGTGACGGACGGCTCGTACACGGAGGTGGAGGGCGAGCTGAACGAGGGCGACCGGGTCATCACCGGGCAGTCCGCGGGCGCCCCGGGTGCGGCGGGCGCGCAGGGTGGCGGGCAGCGGCCGGGCGGGGGTGGCATGGGCGGCGGCATGGGCGGCGGCCGCGGTCGCGGCCCGTTCTAG
- a CDS encoding HAMP domain-containing sensor histidine kinase, with protein sequence MTSRRRRVTGRLLFRIGLVCLVQLLLFIMGMDLVRRSALEEPWRRGLERTMAYNVSEWAPLRGQPEALQAALDRVRRRLDMRVSLLGVDGRLISTNTRRDFAPLPPEQLERLGRERVITYTEKSADTPKDRPERLVAVAIPETGPLEAYAILRETKPPPPPTHMMALIGVMLACTAITSLVFAQTLAIPLQRLAGAARAFGEGKLDTRVGMRRRDEFGQVSQAFDEMAERITLLLRSQKELLANVSHELRTPLARIRVALDLANEGDASLARESLADIAEDLGELERLIQDVLTTARLDLTTGQTPGATPPLRRERVEAQVLVDKAAARFRSARPEHRLDVALEPDLPVLEADPVLLRRALDNLLDNAGKYSEPNTTVRLRARVSGGGLEVVVADEGIGIDATDMQHLFTPFFRSDRSRARKTGGVGLGLALARRIVVAHGGSLSLESQPGQGTTARVQLPAAPRA encoded by the coding sequence ATGACGTCGCGCCGCCGCCGGGTCACCGGACGGCTCCTGTTCCGCATCGGGCTGGTGTGCCTCGTCCAGTTGCTGCTCTTCATCATGGGCATGGACCTGGTGCGCCGCTCCGCGCTGGAGGAGCCCTGGCGGCGGGGCCTGGAGCGGACCATGGCCTACAACGTCTCGGAGTGGGCCCCGCTGCGCGGCCAGCCCGAGGCGCTCCAGGCGGCCCTGGACAGGGTGCGGCGGCGGCTGGACATGCGGGTGTCCCTCCTCGGCGTCGACGGCCGCCTCATCAGCACCAACACCCGCCGCGACTTCGCGCCCTTGCCGCCCGAGCAGCTCGAGCGGCTCGGGCGCGAGCGGGTCATCACCTATACGGAGAAGTCGGCGGACACGCCGAAGGATCGGCCGGAGCGGCTCGTGGCCGTGGCCATCCCCGAGACGGGCCCGCTGGAGGCCTACGCCATCCTGCGCGAGACCAAGCCGCCCCCGCCCCCCACGCACATGATGGCGCTCATCGGCGTGATGCTCGCCTGCACGGCCATCACCTCGCTCGTGTTCGCCCAGACGCTGGCCATTCCGCTGCAGCGGCTGGCGGGCGCGGCGCGCGCCTTCGGCGAGGGCAAGCTGGACACGCGCGTGGGCATGCGCCGCCGCGACGAGTTCGGCCAGGTGTCCCAGGCCTTCGACGAGATGGCCGAGCGCATCACCCTGCTCTTGCGCTCGCAGAAGGAATTGCTCGCCAACGTGTCGCACGAGCTGCGCACGCCCCTGGCGCGCATCCGCGTGGCGCTGGACCTGGCCAACGAGGGGGACGCGTCGCTCGCGCGCGAGTCGCTCGCGGACATCGCCGAGGACCTGGGCGAGCTGGAGCGGCTGATCCAGGACGTGCTCACCACGGCCCGGTTGGATCTCACCACCGGGCAGACGCCCGGCGCCACGCCGCCCCTGCGCCGCGAGCGCGTGGAGGCCCAGGTGCTGGTGGACAAGGCCGCGGCGCGCTTCCGCTCCGCGCGCCCCGAGCACCGCCTGGACGTGGCGCTGGAGCCGGACCTGCCCGTGCTGGAGGCGGATCCGGTGCTGCTCCGCCGGGCCCTGGACAACCTGTTGGACAACGCGGGCAAGTACTCCGAGCCGAACACCACGGTGCGGCTGCGCGCACGTGTGTCCGGCGGCGGCCTGGAGGTGGTGGTCGCCGACGAGGGCATCGGCATCGACGCGACGGACATGCAGCACCTCTTCACGCCCTTCTTCCGCAGTGATCGCAGCCGGGCGCGCAAGACGGGCGGCGTGGGGCTCGGGCTCGCGCTCGCCCGGCGCATCGTCGTGGCCCATGGGGGCTCGTTGTCCCTGGAGAGTCAGCCGGGACAGGGCACCACGGCCCGCGTCCAGTTGCCGGCGGCGCCCCGGGCCTAG
- a CDS encoding response regulator transcription factor — MEPTTQSHPEEGVIQVLLVEDDERLARLTSRYLQEHGLLVTVARTGPEGLTEANRHAYDIILLDLMLPGRDGIDVCRELRGRSDVPIIMVTARGEEVDRVLGLETGADDYLPKPYSSRELLARIRAQVRRARGRAGPSSQPIQAGKLSLDPRSLRATLNGKVLPLTTYEFGLLRVLAERAGRVLSREQLLDLVKGNADEVFDRSVDVHIFRIRQKIEEDPRNPKLLRTVRGAGYLLATGDET; from the coding sequence ATGGAGCCGACGACACAGAGCCATCCGGAAGAAGGCGTCATCCAGGTGTTGCTGGTGGAGGACGACGAGCGACTGGCGCGGCTCACCAGCCGCTACCTCCAGGAGCACGGCCTGCTGGTCACCGTGGCGCGCACGGGGCCCGAGGGGCTCACCGAGGCCAACCGCCACGCCTACGACATCATCCTGTTGGATTTGATGTTGCCGGGGCGCGATGGCATCGACGTGTGCCGCGAGCTGCGCGGCCGGAGCGACGTGCCCATCATCATGGTGACGGCGCGGGGCGAGGAGGTGGACCGGGTGCTCGGGTTGGAGACGGGCGCGGACGACTACCTGCCCAAGCCCTACTCCTCGCGCGAGTTGCTCGCGCGCATCCGCGCCCAGGTGCGCCGTGCCCGGGGCCGCGCGGGCCCCTCGTCCCAGCCCATCCAGGCGGGGAAGCTGTCGTTGGATCCGCGCAGCCTGCGCGCCACGCTCAACGGCAAGGTGCTGCCGCTCACCACCTATGAGTTCGGGCTGTTGCGCGTGCTGGCCGAGCGCGCCGGCCGGGTGCTCAGCCGCGAGCAACTGCTCGACCTGGTCAAGGGCAACGCCGATGAGGTCTTCGACCGCTCGGTGGACGTGCACATCTTCCGCATCCGGCAGAAGATCGAGGAGGACCCGCGCAACCCCAAGCTCCTGCGCACGGTGCGCGGCGCGGGCTACCTGCTCGCCACGGGGGACGAGACATGA
- a CDS encoding FG-GAP-like repeat-containing protein yields MLALAAMMTSLGCQSTEATPEPRARGRDALTARCEVPPPFTGHFEPEQQWAWSGGGTLPEYGQVMMTPVVVDVNGDGVPDIVFNSFKGAEYSKDGVPRAISGDDGRELWAAVDPAVRTKPATSLAAGDIDGDGKVEICGIPEDGRGIICFENDGAFKFRSAPDAYDYNEWGGPSLADLDGDGTVEILDGNRVYSNTGALKWVGSDGMGGAEYTGPISFAADIDGDGQQELVNDRAIYRHDGSLKCANPDIPHGFAAVGNFDADPAGEVVISGYGKVSLMDDDCSLVWSVDVPGGGHGGPPLLVDVDGDGRPEIAVGGERFFSVLASDGGVKWTSPIQDQSSARTGATAFDLDGDGALEIIFGDETTLRIYEAATGAVRWSTLNGSATAHENPLVVDVDGDGAAEIVVVTNDFAYGDKRGVRVFRDATEGWAGTRGLWNQHAYSVTNVRDNGAIPATGAGASWLDPRLNAFRANVAHYVSGEGRPYDAADLVVSGLSSACDLLGRLELGAQVHNQGDAPVAAGLKVAFYQGNPASGGTLLGVAELTEPLAPGETVDAVALVPAADAAAGSTLYAVVDDDGTGQGRDRECVENNNSASATAKLSCGPVIGDGEGPGNDGGTPGEGDGGTPGEGDGGTPGDGEGPGNDGGTPGEGDGGTPGGGEPAKNVPPVALCRDVSVVADASCRSQASVNNGSHDPDHGPSPLTLTQSPNASFGPGRHAVTLTASDGEASSQCVGHVTLVDTTKPTITCPLGLEAKIGLGGIGLSLQYAVSASDNCGAVPVTCSHPSGGLFLPGLTRVTCTAQDASGNSASCNFGIRIKVGISL; encoded by the coding sequence ATGCTCGCGTTGGCGGCGATGATGACCTCGCTGGGCTGCCAATCCACGGAGGCCACTCCCGAGCCCCGGGCGCGAGGCCGCGACGCGCTGACGGCGCGCTGCGAGGTGCCGCCGCCGTTCACGGGCCACTTCGAGCCCGAGCAGCAGTGGGCCTGGTCCGGCGGCGGGACGCTGCCCGAGTACGGCCAGGTGATGATGACGCCGGTGGTGGTGGACGTGAACGGCGATGGCGTGCCGGACATCGTGTTCAACTCCTTCAAGGGCGCCGAGTACTCCAAGGACGGCGTGCCGCGGGCCATCAGCGGCGATGACGGGCGCGAGTTGTGGGCGGCGGTGGATCCCGCGGTGCGCACCAAGCCCGCCACGAGCCTGGCCGCCGGAGACATCGACGGCGACGGCAAGGTGGAGATCTGCGGCATCCCCGAGGACGGCCGCGGCATCATCTGCTTCGAGAACGACGGCGCCTTCAAGTTCCGCTCGGCGCCGGACGCGTACGACTACAACGAGTGGGGGGGCCCCTCGCTGGCGGACCTCGACGGCGACGGCACCGTGGAGATCCTCGACGGCAACCGGGTCTACTCGAACACGGGCGCGCTCAAGTGGGTGGGCTCGGACGGCATGGGGGGCGCCGAGTACACCGGCCCCATCTCCTTCGCGGCGGACATCGACGGCGACGGCCAGCAGGAGCTCGTCAACGACCGGGCCATCTACCGGCATGACGGCTCGCTCAAGTGCGCCAACCCGGACATCCCCCATGGCTTCGCCGCCGTGGGCAACTTCGACGCGGATCCCGCGGGCGAGGTGGTCATCTCGGGCTACGGCAAGGTGAGCCTGATGGACGACGACTGTTCGCTCGTGTGGAGCGTGGACGTGCCCGGCGGGGGCCACGGCGGACCGCCGCTCCTCGTGGACGTGGACGGGGATGGTCGGCCGGAGATCGCCGTGGGCGGCGAGCGCTTCTTCTCCGTGCTCGCGTCCGATGGCGGCGTGAAGTGGACCTCGCCCATCCAGGATCAGAGCTCCGCGCGCACGGGCGCCACGGCGTTCGACCTGGACGGGGACGGCGCGCTGGAGATCATCTTCGGCGACGAGACGACGCTGCGCATCTACGAGGCGGCCACGGGCGCGGTGCGCTGGTCCACGCTCAACGGCTCGGCCACGGCGCACGAGAACCCGCTCGTGGTGGACGTGGACGGGGACGGGGCCGCGGAGATCGTGGTGGTGACCAACGACTTCGCCTATGGCGACAAGCGCGGCGTGCGCGTGTTCCGCGACGCGACCGAGGGCTGGGCGGGCACCCGCGGGCTCTGGAACCAGCACGCCTACTCGGTGACGAACGTCCGCGACAACGGCGCCATCCCCGCCACCGGCGCCGGGGCGTCGTGGTTGGATCCGCGCCTCAACGCGTTCCGCGCCAACGTGGCCCACTACGTGAGCGGCGAGGGGCGGCCGTATGACGCCGCGGACCTCGTGGTGTCGGGCCTGTCCTCCGCCTGTGACTTGCTGGGCCGGCTCGAGCTGGGCGCCCAGGTGCACAACCAGGGCGATGCCCCGGTGGCCGCGGGCCTCAAGGTGGCCTTCTACCAGGGCAACCCCGCCTCGGGTGGCACGCTGCTGGGCGTGGCGGAGCTGACCGAGCCCCTGGCTCCGGGCGAGACCGTGGACGCCGTGGCCCTCGTGCCGGCCGCGGACGCGGCCGCGGGCAGCACGCTCTACGCCGTCGTGGACGATGACGGCACGGGCCAGGGCCGGGACCGCGAGTGCGTCGAGAACAACAACAGCGCCTCCGCCACGGCCAAGCTCTCCTGCGGTCCGGTCATCGGCGACGGTGAGGGCCCGGGCAACGACGGCGGCACGCCCGGCGAGGGCGATGGCGGCACGCCCGGCGAGGGCGATGGCGGTACGCCGGGCGACGGTGAGGGCCCGGGCAACGACGGCGGCACGCCCGGCGAGGGCGATGGCGGTACGCCGGGCGGCGGGGAGCCGGCGAAGAACGTGCCGCCCGTGGCCCTCTGCCGCGACGTCTCGGTGGTCGCCGACGCGTCCTGCCGGTCCCAGGCGAGCGTGAACAACGGCAGCCATGATCCCGATCACGGCCCCTCGCCGCTGACGCTCACCCAGTCGCCCAATGCCAGCTTCGGCCCCGGCAGGCACGCCGTCACGCTGACGGCCTCGGACGGCGAGGCGAGCAGCCAGTGCGTGGGCCACGTCACCCTCGTGGACACCACCAAGCCCACCATCACCTGCCCCCTCGGCCTGGAGGCCAAGATTGGCCTGGGCGGCATCGGGCTCTCCCTCCAGTACGCCGTGTCCGCCAGCGACAACTGCGGCGCGGTGCCCGTCACGTGCTCGCACCCCTCCGGCGGCCTCTTCCTGCCGGGCCTCACGCGCGTCACCTGCACCGCCCAGGATGCCTCCGGCAACTCCGCTTCCTGCAACTTCGGCATCCGGATCAAGGTGGGCATCTCCCTGTAG